The following proteins are encoded in a genomic region of Hymenobacter siberiensis:
- a CDS encoding aldo/keto reductase codes for MSDTTTYPATFTIGGDLTVNRLGYGAMRITGEGIWGPPADHDESIRVLKRAVELGVNFIDTADSYGPNVSEELIAEALHPYAKGVVIATKGGLLRTGPNEWPIDASPKHLEEVLNGSLKRLKVEQIDLYQLHRIDPNVPFEDTLKFLQKAQQDGRIKHIGLSEVSVADIKKAQEFVPIVSVQNMYSVENRKWEAELTYTREQNIAFIPWFPLGGGNADALKALDQISAKHGVKPQQIALSWLLHYSPNILLIPGTSKVKHLEENMKTADIRLSAEDMKALDAVIA; via the coding sequence ATGTCCGATACCACCACTTACCCCGCTACCTTCACCATCGGCGGTGACCTCACCGTCAACCGCCTCGGCTACGGTGCCATGCGCATCACCGGCGAAGGCATCTGGGGGCCGCCCGCCGACCACGACGAATCCATCCGTGTGCTGAAGCGGGCCGTGGAGCTGGGCGTCAACTTTATTGATACCGCCGACAGCTATGGTCCCAATGTATCGGAGGAGCTGATTGCCGAAGCCCTGCATCCCTACGCCAAAGGCGTCGTCATCGCCACCAAAGGCGGCCTGCTCCGCACTGGGCCCAACGAGTGGCCCATCGATGCCAGCCCCAAGCACCTCGAAGAAGTTCTCAACGGCAGCCTGAAGCGCCTGAAGGTGGAGCAGATTGACCTCTACCAGCTCCACCGCATCGACCCTAACGTGCCCTTCGAGGATACGCTCAAATTTCTGCAAAAGGCGCAACAGGATGGCCGCATCAAACACATCGGTTTGTCCGAAGTGAGCGTGGCCGACATCAAGAAGGCCCAGGAATTCGTGCCCATCGTGTCGGTGCAGAACATGTACAGCGTCGAAAACCGCAAGTGGGAGGCCGAGCTCACCTACACCCGCGAGCAGAACATCGCCTTCATTCCGTGGTTCCCGCTGGGCGGCGGCAATGCCGACGCCCTCAAGGCCCTCGACCAGATTTCTGCCAAGCACGGCGTAAAACCCCAGCAGATTGCCCTGAGCTGGCTCCTGCATTACTCGCCCAACATCCTGCTCATTCCCGGTACTTCCAAAGTAAAGCACCTGGAAGAGAATATGAAAACAGCTGACATTCGACTCTCTGCTGAGGATATGAAGGCGCTGGATGCCGTGATAGCCTAG
- a CDS encoding succinate dehydrogenase/fumarate reductase iron-sulfur subunit: MNLTLNVWRQPNRQAQGKIVEYHVKDISPDMSFLEMLDVLNEDLLRGGQDPVAFDHDCREGICGSCDLFINGRSHGPEKGTTTCQLHMRKFSDGDTITIEPWRASSFPVNKDLSVDRSAFDRIIQAGGYVSVNTGGAPDGNEIPIPKEISDRAFEAATCIGCGACVAACKNASAMLFVSAKVSQLALLPQGHVERKTRVENMVAQMDKEGFGACTNIGSCAAECPVGISLENIAILNREFLAAKATSNNLA; encoded by the coding sequence ATGAATCTGACCCTGAACGTATGGCGGCAGCCCAACCGTCAGGCGCAGGGGAAAATTGTGGAGTACCACGTGAAGGACATCTCGCCCGATATGTCGTTCCTGGAAATGCTCGATGTGCTGAACGAGGACCTACTGCGCGGTGGCCAAGACCCGGTGGCTTTCGACCATGACTGCCGCGAGGGCATTTGTGGCTCGTGCGACCTGTTCATCAACGGCCGTTCGCACGGTCCGGAGAAGGGCACTACTACCTGCCAGCTGCACATGCGCAAGTTCTCGGATGGCGACACCATCACCATCGAGCCCTGGCGCGCATCGTCGTTCCCCGTGAACAAGGACCTGAGCGTGGACCGCTCGGCATTCGACCGCATCATTCAGGCGGGTGGCTATGTGAGCGTGAACACCGGCGGCGCACCCGACGGCAACGAGATTCCGATTCCAAAGGAAATTTCGGACCGTGCTTTCGAGGCGGCTACCTGCATCGGCTGCGGAGCTTGTGTAGCAGCCTGCAAAAATGCATCGGCTATGCTGTTCGTTTCGGCTAAGGTTTCGCAGCTGGCCTTGCTGCCCCAGGGCCATGTGGAGCGCAAAACCCGCGTTGAAAACATGGTAGCTCAGATGGACAAAGAAGGCTTTGGTGCCTGCACCAACATCGGCTCGTGTGCGGCTGAGTGTCCGGTGGGCATCTCGCTGGAGAACATCGCCATCCTGAACCGTGAGTTCCTCGCGGCAAAGGCTACGTCGAATAACCTGGCGTAA
- a CDS encoding fumarate reductase/succinate dehydrogenase flavoprotein subunit, translating to MLLDSKIPEGSLAEKWDKHKFNVKLVNPANKRKYDVIVVGTGLAGASAAASLAELGYNVKAFTYHDSPRRAHSIAAQGGINAAKNYQNDGDSVFRLFYDTIKGGDYRSREANVYRLAQVSVNIIDQCVAQGVPFAREYGGLLANRSFGGAQVSRTFYARGQTGQQLLLGAYSSLSRQIAYGKVKMYTRSEMLDVVIVDGQARGIVTRNTITGEIETHAAHAVVLATGGYGNVFYLSTNAMYCNVTAAWRAHKRGAYFANPCFTQIHPTCIPVSGDYQSKLTLMSESLRNDGRVWVPKTVEMAERVRQNQIKPQDVPEDERDYFLERKYPAFGNLVPRDVASRNAKLMCDEGRGVGSTGLAVYLDFSDIINRTSAEAVSQKYGNLFAMYEKITDENPYERPMRIYPAVHYTMGGLWVDYNLQTSVPGLYAAGECNFSDHGANRLGASALMQGLADGYFVIPYTIGDYLASTPPKPVDTNHPAFAESKAYVQARTEQLLNIKGNRTPDEFHKELGLIMWEYCGMARTAEGLRHAKAEIQKIKKAFWSDVKVVGTGEEMNQALEKAGRVADFIELGELMVDDALDRNESCGGHFREEYQTPEGEALRDDENYAYVAAWEYQGENQPEKLNKEELTFENVKLTQRSYK from the coding sequence ATGCTGTTGGATTCCAAAATTCCCGAAGGCTCCCTCGCCGAAAAATGGGACAAGCACAAGTTTAACGTCAAGCTCGTGAACCCCGCCAACAAGCGGAAATACGACGTGATTGTGGTCGGCACGGGCCTGGCTGGTGCTTCGGCCGCCGCCTCGCTGGCCGAGCTGGGCTACAACGTGAAAGCCTTCACGTACCACGATTCGCCCCGCCGCGCGCACTCCATCGCCGCGCAGGGCGGCATCAACGCCGCCAAAAACTACCAGAACGACGGCGACTCCGTGTTCCGCCTGTTCTACGACACCATCAAGGGGGGCGACTACCGCTCCCGGGAGGCCAACGTGTACCGCCTGGCCCAGGTATCGGTCAACATCATTGACCAATGCGTGGCGCAGGGTGTACCCTTTGCCCGCGAATACGGCGGCCTGCTGGCCAACCGCTCCTTCGGTGGTGCCCAGGTAAGCCGCACGTTCTATGCCCGGGGCCAGACTGGCCAGCAGCTGTTGCTGGGGGCCTACTCGTCCCTGAGCCGTCAGATTGCCTACGGCAAGGTGAAGATGTACACCCGCTCGGAAATGCTCGACGTGGTGATTGTGGATGGGCAGGCGCGCGGCATCGTGACGCGCAATACTATCACGGGAGAGATTGAAACCCACGCCGCTCATGCGGTGGTGCTGGCCACGGGTGGCTACGGCAACGTGTTCTACCTGAGCACCAACGCCATGTACTGCAATGTGACGGCCGCTTGGCGGGCGCACAAGCGGGGCGCGTATTTCGCCAACCCCTGCTTCACGCAGATTCACCCCACCTGCATCCCGGTATCGGGCGACTACCAATCGAAGCTCACGCTGATGTCGGAATCGCTCCGCAACGACGGCCGCGTGTGGGTACCCAAAACGGTGGAAATGGCCGAGCGGGTGCGCCAGAACCAAATCAAGCCGCAGGACGTTCCTGAGGACGAGCGCGACTACTTCCTGGAGCGTAAGTACCCGGCTTTCGGCAACCTGGTGCCGCGCGACGTGGCTTCGCGCAATGCCAAGCTGATGTGCGACGAAGGGCGCGGCGTGGGCAGCACCGGTTTGGCCGTGTACCTCGATTTCTCCGATATTATCAACCGCACCAGCGCCGAGGCGGTGAGCCAGAAGTACGGCAACCTGTTTGCCATGTACGAGAAAATCACCGACGAAAACCCCTACGAGCGGCCGATGCGCATTTACCCGGCCGTGCACTACACCATGGGCGGCCTGTGGGTTGACTACAACCTGCAAACCAGCGTACCCGGCCTGTATGCTGCCGGCGAGTGCAACTTCTCAGACCACGGCGCCAACCGCCTCGGTGCTTCGGCCCTGATGCAGGGCTTGGCCGACGGCTACTTCGTAATCCCCTACACCATTGGTGATTACCTGGCCAGCACGCCGCCCAAGCCAGTGGACACCAACCACCCCGCTTTTGCCGAGTCGAAAGCCTACGTGCAGGCCCGCACCGAGCAGCTGCTCAACATCAAGGGCAACCGTACCCCCGATGAGTTCCACAAAGAGCTGGGTCTCATTATGTGGGAATACTGCGGCATGGCCCGCACCGCCGAAGGCCTGCGCCACGCCAAAGCCGAGATTCAGAAAATCAAGAAGGCTTTCTGGAGCGACGTGAAAGTGGTGGGCACCGGCGAGGAAATGAACCAGGCGCTGGAGAAAGCCGGCCGCGTAGCCGACTTCATCGAGCTCGGCGAGCTGATGGTGGACGATGCCCTGGACCGCAACGAAAGCTGCGGCGGCCACTTCCGCGAAGAGTACCAGACCCCCGAGGGCGAGGCCCTGCGCGACGACGAAAATTACGCCTACGTAGCGGCTTGGGAGTATCAGGGCGAAAATCAGCCCGAGAAGCTCAACAAGGAAGAATTAACTTTCGAAAACGTGAAGCTGACCCAGCGCAGCTACAAGTAA
- a CDS encoding succinate dehydrogenase cytochrome b subunit produces MSWITKALTSSIGRKIIMSATGLFLCTFLVVHLVGNLQLFKHDQGAAFNTYSHFMGTNPIIRTIEWGLVLGFGFHIFEAFALTRRNKAARGTQGYVSNHSEQNSEWTSRNMGILGSIILIFLIVHLYNFFWRARFAGDLPRMGGADPLTSDYDNLYLAVVSSFHIWWYVLLYVAAQISLGYHLWHGFRSGFQTLGLNHRKYTPLIKYVGYGFAVVVSAGFASMPLYFFLFTDAQGEMAANAPAFLHTVAAAF; encoded by the coding sequence ATGAGTTGGATAACAAAAGCTTTAACCAGCAGCATCGGCCGGAAGATAATTATGTCCGCTACAGGCCTGTTTCTGTGCACGTTCCTGGTAGTTCACCTGGTTGGCAACTTGCAGTTATTCAAGCACGACCAGGGCGCGGCCTTCAACACCTACTCCCACTTTATGGGCACCAACCCCATCATCCGCACCATCGAGTGGGGCCTGGTGCTGGGTTTCGGCTTCCATATTTTTGAAGCCTTCGCGCTCACCCGCCGCAACAAAGCTGCCCGGGGCACGCAGGGCTACGTGAGCAACCACTCGGAGCAAAACAGCGAGTGGACCTCGCGCAACATGGGTATTTTGGGTAGCATCATCCTGATTTTCCTCATTGTTCACCTCTACAACTTCTTCTGGCGCGCCCGCTTTGCCGGCGACCTGCCCCGCATGGGCGGTGCCGACCCGCTGACCAGCGACTATGATAACCTGTACCTGGCCGTGGTGTCGTCGTTCCACATCTGGTGGTACGTGCTGCTGTACGTGGCTGCTCAAATCAGCCTCGGCTACCACTTGTGGCACGGTTTCCGCTCAGGTTTCCAGACCCTGGGCCTGAACCACCGCAAGTACACCCCGCTTATTAAATACGTGGGCTATGGCTTTGCCGTGGTTGTATCGGCGGGCTTTGCCTCCATGCCCCTCTACTTTTTCCTGTTCACCGATGCGCAGGGAGAAATGGCCGCCAACGCCCCCGCTTTTCTGCACACCGTGGCTGCGGCTTTTTAA
- a CDS encoding T9SS type B sorting domain-containing protein — translation MVQFTIPKAGTLARTALLLMVVLAGLGLRPEVAQATHIRAGDIQAKVDTTASPNPRRIFFKMILYLDISRGANSVDQPNAVIFFGDGTSSCNPGIARQGGRLPIPGNTDTALSIYYFEHTYPATGSYTVSFVGENRNGGVINMSNPLDQSFYISTKITIDPALGLNHSPVLTAPAIDKGGMGQVFLHNPAAYDADQDSLSFHLRTSQKEPRLASTIIGPPCPGTTGDNSPRPVTVPDFKYPNDPAIAANPLTVPYGGVPADPTGGNPAILVQDVHTGQITWNAPVAAGLYNVAMVVEEWRRTPLGRRLIGEVIRDMQIAIVATNNLRPTLTIPPDICVVAGQTVTGSVTAVDGVASGSPQTPITLFAYGGIFPPATFRQTTTGPPQAAGTFQWQTNCSNVAGLPYQVVFKAQDSPTAPAPILIDEKTWRITVVGPPPQSLRATPTAAAGGYNGMVLSWDAYTCANAARIYIYRKVNPSTFTPGPCDTGIPASAGYVRIGTVAPGAITFTDLNVDPATGTTLGLSRGQNYCYRIYADFPLPAGGESIASNEACAQVSGRGALLTNVDVATTSATIGQMAVRWTQPRPTGGGTFTGTPSYVLSRAEGLNPLATAFGPVAHGPFTALTDTSYVDLGLDTQNKQYTYKLEFVRTFAQGQGTTLTEASLTASSVRLTALPNNPPTAITLSWTYQVPWNNSGKPAIIYRRTGTAGALVQIGTAPTGATGGTFTDLDPTLVKGQNYCYYVQTEGGYAGFGFLSSLLNRSQVQCLSLSSLPCKPVLTLLPTNCDSLANLPEFPGLHERYTNRLRWTVGTTPPGCDANIISYRVYYRPTPTGRFALLGTTSATSFVHSDLAFSGGCYALQAVVASGAVSDTSNVACQDNCLFFKLPNIFTPNGDGQNSVFRPKNNSPVRRVHFQVFNRWGTKVFENTTTADDPILINWDGGGPTGESGNGTSSKVSDGVYFYLAEVEFADFANTRRTYKGWVEIIR, via the coding sequence ATGGTACAGTTTACTATTCCGAAGGCTGGCACGCTGGCGCGGACGGCGCTGCTGTTGATGGTGGTGCTGGCAGGGCTGGGCCTGCGGCCCGAGGTGGCCCAGGCCACCCACATCCGGGCGGGCGACATTCAGGCCAAGGTGGACACCACGGCCAGCCCAAACCCGAGACGCATTTTTTTTAAGATGATTCTGTACCTCGACATTAGCCGGGGGGCAAATTCGGTAGACCAGCCCAACGCGGTTATCTTTTTTGGCGATGGCACGTCGAGCTGCAACCCGGGCATTGCCCGGCAGGGGGGGCGGCTGCCCATTCCCGGCAACACCGATACGGCACTCAGTATCTATTACTTCGAGCATACCTATCCGGCCACGGGCAGCTACACGGTCAGCTTTGTGGGCGAAAACCGCAACGGGGGCGTCATCAATATGAGCAACCCACTCGACCAGTCTTTCTATATCAGCACCAAAATCACCATTGACCCGGCGCTGGGGCTGAATCATTCGCCGGTGCTCACGGCCCCGGCCATTGACAAGGGAGGCATGGGGCAGGTGTTTTTGCACAACCCGGCGGCGTACGATGCCGACCAGGATTCGCTGTCCTTTCACCTGCGCACCAGCCAGAAGGAGCCCCGGCTGGCCTCTACCATTATCGGCCCGCCCTGCCCCGGTACCACCGGCGACAACTCGCCCAGACCGGTAACGGTGCCCGATTTTAAATACCCCAACGACCCCGCCATTGCGGCCAACCCCCTGACCGTGCCCTACGGCGGTGTGCCGGCCGACCCCACCGGCGGCAACCCCGCCATATTAGTGCAGGACGTGCACACCGGCCAGATTACCTGGAACGCCCCCGTGGCGGCCGGCCTCTACAACGTGGCGATGGTGGTGGAGGAATGGCGGCGCACCCCGCTGGGGCGTCGGCTCATCGGCGAGGTGATTCGGGATATGCAGATTGCCATTGTTGCCACTAACAACTTGCGGCCGACTCTGACTATTCCGCCCGACATTTGCGTGGTAGCCGGGCAAACCGTGACCGGCAGCGTAACCGCTGTGGACGGCGTGGCTTCGGGCAGCCCCCAAACGCCGATTACCCTGTTTGCCTACGGGGGGATTTTCCCGCCCGCCACTTTCCGGCAAACCACGACCGGCCCGCCCCAGGCCGCTGGCACCTTCCAGTGGCAGACGAATTGCAGCAACGTGGCCGGACTGCCCTATCAGGTGGTGTTCAAAGCCCAGGACAGCCCCACGGCTCCTGCGCCGATATTGATTGACGAGAAAACCTGGCGCATTACGGTAGTAGGCCCGCCGCCCCAAAGCCTGCGCGCTACGCCCACGGCGGCGGCCGGCGGCTACAATGGCATGGTGCTGAGCTGGGACGCCTACACCTGCGCCAACGCGGCTCGCATCTACATCTACCGCAAGGTGAACCCCTCCACGTTCACGCCCGGGCCATGCGATACCGGCATTCCGGCCTCGGCGGGCTACGTGCGCATTGGCACGGTAGCGCCCGGTGCCATCACCTTCACCGACCTGAACGTGGACCCCGCCACCGGCACCACGCTGGGCCTGAGCCGGGGCCAGAACTACTGCTACCGCATTTATGCCGACTTCCCGCTGCCGGCCGGTGGCGAGAGCATCGCCTCGAACGAGGCCTGCGCCCAGGTATCGGGCCGGGGCGCGCTGCTGACCAACGTGGACGTGGCCACCACCAGCGCCACCATCGGCCAGATGGCTGTGCGCTGGACCCAGCCCCGCCCCACCGGCGGGGGCACGTTCACGGGCACGCCGTCGTATGTGCTGTCGCGGGCCGAAGGGCTGAACCCGTTGGCCACGGCGTTTGGGCCGGTGGCGCACGGGCCGTTCACGGCGCTGACTGACACGAGCTATGTGGACCTGGGCCTCGATACCCAGAACAAGCAGTACACCTACAAGCTGGAGTTTGTGCGCACCTTCGCCCAGGGCCAGGGTACTACGCTCACCGAGGCCTCGCTCACGGCCAGCAGCGTTCGCCTCACGGCGCTGCCCAACAACCCGCCCACGGCCATTACGTTGAGCTGGACGTATCAGGTGCCGTGGAATAATTCGGGCAAGCCGGCAATTATTTATCGCCGTACCGGGACTGCCGGGGCGCTGGTCCAGATTGGCACTGCGCCCACGGGCGCCACTGGCGGCACCTTTACCGACCTTGACCCCACGCTGGTGAAGGGCCAGAACTATTGCTACTACGTGCAGACCGAAGGCGGCTATGCCGGCTTCGGCTTCCTGAGCTCGTTGCTGAACCGCAGCCAGGTGCAGTGCCTCTCTCTCAGTTCGCTCCCATGCAAGCCGGTGCTCACGCTACTGCCCACCAACTGCGACAGCCTGGCCAACCTGCCCGAGTTCCCGGGCCTGCACGAGCGCTACACCAACCGCCTGCGCTGGACGGTGGGCACCACGCCCCCCGGCTGCGATGCCAACATCATCAGCTACCGGGTATACTACCGGCCCACGCCCACGGGGCGCTTCGCCCTGCTGGGCACCACCTCGGCCACCAGCTTCGTGCATTCGGACCTGGCGTTTTCGGGCGGGTGCTACGCCTTGCAGGCCGTGGTAGCCAGTGGCGCGGTGAGCGACACCAGCAACGTGGCCTGCCAGGATAATTGCCTGTTTTTCAAGCTGCCCAATATCTTTACGCCCAACGGCGACGGCCAGAACTCGGTGTTCCGGCCCAAGAATAACAGCCCGGTGCGGCGCGTTCACTTCCAGGTCTTCAACCGCTGGGGCACCAAGGTCTTCGAGAACACCACCACGGCCGACGACCCCATCCTCATCAACTGGGACGGTGGCGGGCCCACGGGCGAATCGGGCAACGGCACCAGCAGCAAAGTGAGCGATGGCGTGTATTTCTACCTGGCCGAGGTGGAGTTTGCCGACTTTGCCAATACCAGGCGTACGTATAAGGGCTGGGTTGAAATCATCCGCTAA
- a CDS encoding T9SS type B sorting domain-containing protein: MIQSFLLRGGAGARLTLLLLLMMTGLSLRPHAAQASHLRAGDIQAKVDTTSPANPRRIFFKMVLYTDNSSPVDQPAATIFFGDGTSSCIDGIPRAVKRAIPGNTDTSVNIYYFEHIYPATGGYNVEFIGENRNDGVVNMSDSKSQSFYIRTYVYIDPALGLNHSPVFTAPAIDKAATGQVFLHNPGAYDADQDSLAFHLMASQQVPAGIRGTVGGFPCSGQGAGTGNNTPVPRPVPNFRFPSDQAITAGNPRAVQVAYGGVPAGVVDADAIFVQDVNTGQITWNAPVAVGFYNIAFEVEEWRRVPLGRRLIGRVIRDMQIIVTASTNLRPTITIPQDICVVAGQRVTGTVTAVDGATPSSPQSPITLFAYGGIFPPATFRQTASGPPQATGTFSWQTTCSNVAKVPYLVVFKAQDNPVLPSNTNPALIDEKTWRITVVGPPPQNLRATPTAAPGGLNSMVLNWDTYTCANAAHFYIYRKVNPSTFTPGPCDTGIPASSGYVRIATVGPNMTTFTDLNTDATNTNRGLDRGQNYCYRIYADFPLPAGGESIASNEACAQISGRGALLTNVDVATTSATTGQMAVRWTQPRPTGGGSFSSAVRYNLSRAEGLTPAAADFVPVAHGPFTALTDTSYVDLGLDTQNKQYTYKLEFVQALATPISEISPTASSVRVSALPANVAASAITVSWTYNVPWDNATQPTAIYRRTGNAGPYVRIGTAASTAAGGTYADRDPALVKGQNYCYYVETNGRYPGFAFLSSLLNRSQERCLTLISPPCTPVLTLLPTNCDSLASLSEFPRLNEKYTNRLRWTVGNTPAGCDAAPVSYKVYYRPTPTGRFTLLGTTTATSYVHGNLAFSGGCYALQAIAGSGAVSDTSNVACQDNCVFFKLPNIFTPNGDGANDQFRPKNSSPVRRVHFQAFNRWGTKVFENTTTSDDPILINWDGGGPTGEANTKLKNVDGVYFYLAEVEFADFAGTKRTYKGWVEIVR, from the coding sequence ATGATACAATCTTTTCTACTCCGGGGTGGGGCCGGGGCGCGGCTGACGCTGCTGCTGCTGCTCATGATGACGGGGCTGAGCCTGCGCCCGCATGCTGCTCAGGCATCGCACCTGCGCGCCGGCGATATTCAGGCTAAGGTGGACACCACGTCGCCCGCCAACCCGCGCCGCATCTTTTTTAAGATGGTGCTTTACACCGACAACAGCTCGCCGGTGGACCAGCCGGCGGCCACCATCTTCTTTGGCGATGGCACCTCCAGCTGCATCGACGGCATTCCGCGCGCCGTGAAGCGGGCCATTCCGGGCAATACCGATACGAGCGTTAATATTTATTACTTCGAGCATATTTACCCGGCCACGGGCGGCTACAACGTCGAGTTTATCGGCGAAAACCGCAACGACGGGGTGGTGAACATGAGCGACTCGAAAAGCCAGTCGTTCTACATCCGAACCTACGTTTACATCGACCCGGCGCTGGGGCTGAACCACTCGCCCGTATTCACGGCCCCGGCCATCGACAAAGCGGCCACGGGCCAGGTGTTTTTGCACAACCCCGGAGCCTATGATGCCGACCAGGATTCGCTGGCTTTCCACCTCATGGCCAGCCAGCAGGTACCGGCCGGCATTCGTGGCACAGTGGGCGGCTTTCCGTGCAGCGGCCAGGGGGCCGGCACGGGCAACAATACGCCCGTGCCAAGGCCGGTGCCGAATTTCCGCTTTCCCAGCGACCAGGCTATTACTGCCGGCAACCCCCGCGCCGTGCAGGTAGCCTACGGTGGCGTGCCGGCAGGAGTTGTTGATGCCGACGCCATTTTTGTGCAGGACGTAAATACCGGCCAGATTACCTGGAATGCGCCTGTGGCGGTGGGCTTCTACAACATCGCGTTTGAAGTGGAGGAGTGGCGGCGTGTGCCGCTGGGGCGTCGGCTCATTGGCCGCGTGATTCGCGACATGCAGATAATCGTGACGGCCTCGACCAACCTGCGCCCCACCATTACCATTCCGCAGGACATTTGCGTGGTGGCCGGGCAGCGGGTGACGGGCACGGTAACGGCCGTGGACGGAGCTACACCCAGCAGTCCGCAGTCGCCCATCACGCTATTTGCCTACGGCGGAATTTTTCCGCCCGCCACCTTCCGCCAAACCGCATCCGGCCCGCCGCAAGCCACCGGTACCTTCAGCTGGCAAACCACTTGCAGCAACGTGGCCAAGGTGCCGTATCTGGTGGTGTTTAAGGCCCAGGATAACCCCGTTTTGCCCTCCAACACCAATCCCGCGCTGATTGACGAGAAAACCTGGCGCATTACGGTGGTGGGCCCGCCGCCCCAAAACCTGCGCGCCACGCCCACTGCGGCTCCCGGCGGCCTCAACAGCATGGTGCTGAACTGGGACACCTACACCTGCGCCAACGCAGCTCACTTTTACATCTACCGCAAAGTGAACCCCTCCACGTTCACGCCCGGACCGTGCGATACCGGCATCCCGGCTTCGTCGGGCTACGTGCGTATTGCTACAGTGGGGCCTAATATGACCACGTTTACGGACCTGAACACGGACGCTACCAACACCAACCGCGGCCTGGATCGGGGCCAGAACTACTGCTACCGCATTTATGCCGACTTCCCGCTGCCGGCTGGTGGCGAGAGCATCGCCTCGAACGAGGCCTGTGCTCAGATATCGGGCCGGGGCGCGCTGCTGACCAACGTGGACGTGGCCACCACTAGCGCCACCACCGGTCAGATGGCCGTGCGCTGGACCCAGCCCCGCCCCACCGGCGGGGGTAGCTTCTCCAGCGCGGTGCGCTACAACCTGTCGCGGGCCGAGGGGCTGACCCCCGCCGCCGCCGACTTCGTGCCGGTGGCGCACGGGCCGTTCACGGCGCTGACTGACACGAGCTATGTGGACCTGGGCCTCGATACCCAGAACAAGCAGTATACCTACAAGCTGGAGTTTGTGCAGGCCCTGGCCACGCCCATCAGCGAGATTTCGCCCACGGCCAGCAGCGTGCGCGTGAGTGCCTTGCCGGCCAACGTGGCCGCCTCGGCCATCACGGTAAGCTGGACGTATAATGTGCCCTGGGACAACGCCACGCAGCCCACTGCTATTTACCGACGCACTGGCAATGCCGGGCCTTACGTACGCATCGGCACTGCCGCCTCTACCGCCGCCGGCGGCACTTACGCCGACCGCGACCCCGCGCTGGTGAAGGGCCAGAACTATTGCTACTACGTAGAAACCAACGGCCGCTATCCCGGCTTTGCCTTTCTGAGCTCGCTGCTGAACCGCAGCCAGGAGCGCTGCCTCACGCTTATTTCGCCGCCCTGTACGCCGGTGCTCACGCTGCTGCCCACCAATTGCGACAGCTTGGCCAGCCTGTCTGAATTTCCGCGTCTGAACGAGAAATACACCAACCGACTGCGCTGGACGGTGGGCAACACGCCGGCAGGATGCGATGCGGCCCCGGTGAGCTACAAGGTGTATTACCGGCCCACGCCCACGGGCCGCTTCACGCTGCTGGGCACTACCACCGCCACCAGCTACGTGCACGGCAACCTGGCCTTTTCGGGCGGCTGCTACGCCTTGCAGGCCATTGCCGGCAGCGGCGCGGTGAGCGACACCAGCAACGTGGCTTGCCAGGACAACTGCGTGTTCTTCAAGCTACCCAACATCTTCACGCCCAACGGCGATGGGGCCAACGACCAGTTCCGGCCCAAGAACAGCAGTCCGGTTCGGCGCGTCCACTTCCAGGCCTTCAACCGCTGGGGCACCAAGGTATTTGAGAATACCACGACATCCGACGACCCCATCCTCATCAACTGGGACGGCGGCGGGCCCACGGGCGAAGCCAACACCAAGCTGAAGAATGTGGACGGTGTGTATTTCTACCTCGCCGAAGTAGAGTTTGCCGACTTCGCCGGTACCAAGCGCACGTATAAGGGTTGGGTCGAAATCGTCCGGTAA